The genomic DNA CACTTTCATCTACCCAGGTCGTTGACGGATTTTTCCTCAAAGAAACGACCAGTATAAAAGATACTCTGGATTACTTATTGATACTGCACAAGATTATTCTGGGAATATATGCTGTACGCGCGCACTTCCTTTTCTATTTCCGCTAGACCAACATAAAGCTCTAAATTAGGACAAGCCCTTACATATCATCCCACCCCATCATATTAAGCGTTACAGCTTTTTGGAACTGAAGCAGCACTTGAGCGTAGTGGACCCCAATAATGTATATCACACTACATACACAAGCTATCAAGAGCTCAACCGGAAGAACGGCTTTTATACTTTGCAAGACTGCATGGCACGTATGTTGCAGTGTATCCGTGGCTTAAGCGAAGAGAAGATCGCCGCTCTACTCGAGCACTATCCAACACCCCGATCACTTTATCAAGCATTCATCGACGCAGAGTTACATTATTCTAGAGACCAAGAGCTGAACCTGATAGGATTGAgaaaagggaaagggaaaaGCAAGGCTGCTTCGAACCCGGCCATATGTATGCTTTCAGACCTCGGAGGAACGGGGCGCAGAAAGATTGGACTGGCTTTAAGCAAGGATATTTACGAGATATTTATGGACTCTGAATATGAAGTCTAATAATTGTGACACACGTAGTATTTCCAATAGATTTCAAGGCAGGCTGTGGCTGTGGTTACTCGTTTGGCACTCTCCAATGTCCACCACAACTAAAACCTCGTACTCAAAGCGCGGTCGCTCTCGCTCACGATCTCCTCCGGCTGATGATCCCTACGATATTGGAGATTATGTTCCGTATGTACCAGTCGCGAAAAGGCGAGAAGAACGGGTCAAACGTTTGGAACAGCTCGCAAGTACAGACGAAACTGAGGCTCGTAGAAGACAGCGAGAGGAGGCCAAGCGCcgagaagaggaagcagatGAAGAGAGAAAAGCGGATGAGGCCAGAGAGGAGGCTCGTAGGCAAAGGACGCTCTTAGATAGAGCTCAAGAggtcaagaagaagaaagctGAAGAAGGTGAGCACACATCCAACGTAGAGCATGTAACTGACCTATACTACCAGATGCTAAAAAGACCGAGCTGGAAAAACtagaagaagctgacaaagAGATACTGGATGCTATTGCTAGCCGTAAGAAACTTGTTTCTGACTGGGAGCGTGCCAAAGGAATCCAATATACCGAGCCACTTAAGACAACGTTAGTTATGGCTGCTTTTCGATTTGTTTCTCTACTTATATTAATATAGATGGAGACCTCCGCGGTTTGTGAGAGAGAGAACGGAGGACCAAAACATTAAAATTCGGGAGGCTCACCATATAATCGCGGAAGGCGACAACATACCGCCACCAATTGCATCATTTGCTGTAAGCCTTTCTTTTATCAATACCCACATTTAATTGAATTGGCACAAATAGGACATGAAAGTTCCCAAACAGCTCTTAACACACTTTAAGTCCAAGCGGATATTTGCTCCAACGCCTATCCAAATACAGGGACTTCCAACAGCGTTCTCTGGTCGTGATATGATCGGCATTGCCTTCACGGGTTCCGGAAAAACACTtacattctgcttgccattAATCATGTTGGCCATGGAAGAAGAGGCCAAGTTACCTTTCCAACGTGGAGAGGGCCCAGTTGGGATCATTCTTTGTCCCTCGGTATGCATTCAAAATGTTTTCGTGAGAAAGTTTGTCCTGACGGCGATAATTTAGCGCGAGTTGGCTAACCAGACGTACGATAATGTACTTGAATGGACCAATGCTCTAGCAACACCTTCAGAGCCCGGTGGGCGGCCCCCATACCCCCGCGTTCGTACACTCCTTTGCATAGGTGGCATTAACATGTCCGAGCAGAGTCACGTAATGGGGCAAGGCTTTCACATCGTTGTTGCTACTCCAGGTCGCTTGATGGACATGCTTGAGAAGCGCAAGTTTACCCTTGACAGTTGCCGCTATCTTTGTATGGACGAGGCCGATCGGATGATTGACCTCGGATTCGAAGAGGATGTCCGAACCATTATGGGCTTTTTCAAAGTAAGTCGGTGCGTATTTATAGATCGTCCTAGTGAACCAATGTCCACTGTATAGCACCAACGACAAACACTGTTGTTCTCCGCAACAATGCCTCGAAAGATTCAAGATTTCGCCCAGCAGTCCTTAATTCAACCCATCTTGGTCAATGTTGGCCGGGCTGGTGCTGCTAATTTGGACGTCTTACAGGTTGTAGAATATGTCAAGCAGGAAGCAAAAATGGTGTACTTGCTTGAATGTTTACAGAAGACCCCACCTCCCGTCATTATTTTCAGCGAGAACAAGAATGAAGTCGATGGTGAGTTTCAGATTTCCTTAGCTTTACAGACTATACGCCTTATTCTTTCATAGACATCCAGGAATATCTATTATTGAAAGGTGTAGAGGCTGTAGCCATTCACGGAAGCAAATGTAAGGTTATTCATACGCAATATACTTCATCTTGGCTAAATTATTGGGCAGCCCAAGAAGAACGACAATATGCGATCAAATCATTCAAGTCTGGAGCCAAGGATGTCATGGTCGCCTCTGGAGTCGCGTCAAAGGGACTCGATTTCAATGATATTCAGCATGTGATTATCTTTAGTATGCCGAAAGAGATCGAAGATTATGTTCACCAAATTGGGCGTACTGGGAGAAGCGGGAAGACGGGGATTGCCACTACGTTCGTAAATATGAACACTGCAGAACAAACACTACTGGATCTTAAGTATCTTTTGATGGAGGCCAGCCAAAAGTGAGCGAATCAAGACCTATATTTGCAAGTACCTGCTAACAGCATACACTAGAGTGCCACCATTCCTTCAATCTATCGAGGATCCACGGGCTGCACAAGGAGGTGCGCTGAAGGGTTGTCCAGTCTGTGGAGGTATGTGTGCATCTGTTTTACGCTAGGTTGGAATTTGACGTCACTGCTGTAGGCCTTGGCCACGGAATTTCTGCCTGCCCCAAGCTGGAGGACAACCAACGCCGTGTCATGGCGGCTCAACGTGGCGCCgatggtggaggtggatatTAATTTTCATTAGCGAGGCTTTTTTGTAATCTAGAACTCGAGATCGTCACTTATACATGGCCCTCCTCCCTTTTTTATTTCACAAGAGTTATATAGCTCTATCTATAACCAAGCACTAAGGTTAGCGTAGTCGAATCAGTGTCCACATTAAAATACGCATAAATTTCATCGGAAATACAAGGGGCAAGGTATTATTTATCAAAGAGCGGTGGGTAACAATATATATGGGAGATATAAACGAGAATAAGAAGAGTCGTATGGTATACAAATGACGTAACTAATAAACTAGTGCGATAAGATGGCCGTACCAGCCTACTGCCAGCTGGCGTTCTATCTTTTGTTGATAAACTTAAACTTTTTTCCCGAGTTGTTGAGCCACTCGAGTTTCCCAGACATCTTGAGTCTGCCATCAGAAGTACTCCTCGTCTTCGAGTTTACTGGCTAACTTGGAGCCCACGCGCATAATCAAATTTCAGGCTTCTGATGCATATGTTACCCGCATTCAAATTTAAATTACATCGCGAGGATACGTTAAAGAGTACAACCGGTCGACAACTGGTGTGCTAAAATAATTAACAATATAAACGAAGAAGCTAACTAAAATTTTCGGGAGGTCGTTCTGGATGGCGCTGGCTTGAACCCTCCCGGCCGTTTCGGGCTACCTTTGAAACCATACTGATTGTGAAGTTCTGTAATATTGGGAGTTTTGACTTGGGGCGATTCGGTGACTTTGAGGCATAGTTTCATAAGCGGCTTGCCAAATAATTTGAACTTTTCAACATTTAGTGATTTGGACTACAAAAAACGTGAATAAGCACAGACCTTTTCATCAAAGTCGACGTCGGACCCCAAAGCGGAACGGAATGACTGTTTAAACTCTTCTTCGCCTAAGAGTAGGTGTGAGGCTACTTTCTCAGATGATTTACAAATAAACTTACTATTACACTCTAGTAACGCTAATTCCTGCAATACTTCTTCTTGAACAACATCGTCCTGGTCTTGGAGTTTGAATTGCTTCGCGAGCTAGGTAAAAGAACCAAGGTTGTGTAAGCATATTCGCTCCAAGACGACTTATTACTAACTCACTTTTTCACGAAGCCTTTTCAGATTCCTGAATCGCATGGTGAAATCCCCAGCGCCAGCCGTATAATCCTCAATATCGGAGTCTGAAGCCAATATCTGAGCAGGTCTCAGAGCGATTGGGCCAGTGGAATTGCTCATTGATATATCCTCTTCCTGAGTTTCTATTGTGTCAGGATCGTCAAAGAAGTTGGAAGGAACCGCATAATCGTCCATGTTTTCGATGTCGTCTACTATCCGTGATCCAGATGCTACTTTCGACGTCTTCTCAGCACCGTCGCCGACGAAGCCGAAGCAGTCGATGTCTTCTGTGCGATTTATAGACTGTATCTTTTTTGTCTGACGAGATACGGAAGTGGTAGATGACTTGCGAGTAACTGTATGCCGTGTCGTAGCAAGGGGCTGGTACTTGTTGGGAGCTGATGCCATAGCTTCATTTGTTTGCTTGCCTTTGGCCTTTTCGGTTGAGGGAACAGAAAGCATGAATCTCTTGCGGCCGCTCATATAATCATCAGCACAGTCCCCTATCTTCAGTCGAGAGTGAGAAGCTACAATATACCAAGTCGCTTCTGAAACCTACCACCAAATACGAATTGCTGTAGCCCGCCCTATTTTGGTACAGCTCTTCCCTCAATGCGTCTGCAGCCACCAAATGTTGGAATAGACGTTCTGCTGTCTCGCGCGAGAGGTCTGTACCCTTCCCGAACATGGGTGAACGATCCCATCCTTTGTCCCGAAAAGTCTTGGCTTTAGACCCCTTGAATGCGTCGATTGTCTGGATCATGGTTGGGCGAGAGCTCGCAACACTCTCAACAAATTCGAGGGCCATCTGTGCGACTTCGGTCATGTCTTCGTTTCTCATCCCTTCGCTATTAACACAGTTGTCGCATGTCTTGAGGCAATGGCGTGGGTCGAATTGTTCACTGAAATATGCAAGGACTTGGCTCCGCCGGCAATCCATAGTGTTTTGACAATACTGAATTGGATAATCCATCACAGTGCCCGGTTGGgtggaatatatgcatacctgTATGACTTGTCGAATATCATCCTTCTGGCGTTGCTGTTCCTCAAATGAAAGAGGCTTTCCATCTTTACCACCCTGTTCAATCATTCGTTCCATGCTGTTTTTGTCCGCGTAACAGTAGTCTGATCTCATGTCAATGTCCGACCTCGATTACGCGGTCTGATGAACTTACAGAGTACGCATTGGGCGGGCTGATGCGCTGTCAGCAAAGAAAAGTGAAGGGAAGTTAATATGACTCACCTTGCCATCGCGACCCGCACGGCCCGTTTCCTGGTAGTAGCTAAGCCAGAGAAATGAATATTTCAATGTAGCAACTTAATATAATCACTCACCCAGATAGCGACATCGGGATTTGATGATGAATAACAAAGCGGACTAACAAGTAGATTAGTGTCAGTCAACCAATCACCTCAATAACATACCGTCTGGCTTGTCAATTCCCATGCCAAAGGCAATCTTTTCAGAGGAGCAATCAAGGAAATGTCAGTGATAGACAGTGAGTCACTCACTGTCGCGACAATCACATTACACTCCCCAGATATCCATGCAGCTTGCGTTTCAGTTTTATCACTGACTGTCATTGCTGCGTGATAGTGTCTAGCACTAATGCCGTGTTTCTCTCGTAGCTCGTTCGCAACATCCTCGCATTTAGCGCGACTCAAACAATAGATCACGCCACTTTTTTCGTGATAATGCGCGCGAATGTAATTCGCAATATCCGCGACAACGCCTTTGCCTTTCTTGCGGACTTCGTAATGTAGGTTGGGTCGGTTAAATGATTGAACAAGTTCCACACAGTCGGCAATCCCGAGTTTGTTCATTACGTCTCGCCGAACCTTGGCATTAGCGGTCGCAGTCAGGGCCATAATCGGAATACCCGGGTAGCTCTGACGCAGGAATCCGAGACCTTGATACTATGGGTAAATCAAGTTAGATTATACGCCGAAAGATCAACCAGAATGCTTACCGCTTCCCGGAAATCTCGTCCCCAGGTAGAAACGCAATGAGCTTCGTCAATAACGAACCTCGCTAGCTCCCCGCTTCGCATTAATTTATCTAGGATACTCCTCATGTCCCCGCTCCTCTCGAGCTTTTCAGGTGTGACATACGCCAAAGACGGCTTCGGCCCTCTGGCGACAAGGCGATTACGGGCCTCGCGAGCGGCTTTAGCGGACTGGTCACTGCTGAACATGATGACGTCTACCCCTTTGCTCCGGAGTTGACGAACTTGATCGATCATGAGCGACTTGAGGGGCGACACGACAAACGTCACACCTCTAGTCCTCCCGGTGGTGCACACGGCTGGAAGTTGATAACACAGACTCTTGCCCCCTCCTGTCGGCATGAGTACGAAAACATCTTGTCCGGACATAGTTGCATCCACTGCTGGGGCCTGATTGGTACGAAAGCTTTCTAGCCCAAAGACGCTCTTTAACTTGGCCATAATTTCATCCTTGTAGATAGATGTGGACTGTTCCTCCTCGACCTGAGTAGGAACATTCAGTTCTGGGTCCAATGTATCAAACGTATCTTGGTTGGTATCCATCGGAACGAGCGGAGCAAAGTGCCTAGAAGTAGTGGCAACATTGGTAGAAGAAACAGCTGATGCATTCACGCTCTTGGGCTCTTCATTGGACTCTTTATCTAAGCTTGCCTTAGAGTTTGACCCAGACCTGCTCGGGATAGGCATTGCTTCGATTCCACTTAGCTTTGGAGCGAAGGGCTTGGCTGCATAGGAGTTCGAACCGCTATCTGACGAACGCAAGATGGCTGGAGGCGGGACCTTGGGCGGTCCTGCACTATAAACCTGCACTACATCTGAATCGTCACTCTCCAGGTCAAAGACCTCTATCTCCGGGCTTTTCGCAGTACGATTTTCCCTAGAATCGAACCTGGACCCCTCGCGGGAGGTGTTTTTTTCGTCCCACCT from Rhizoctonia solani chromosome 16, complete sequence includes the following:
- a CDS encoding DEAD/DEAH box helicase; translated protein: MSTTTKTSYSKRGRSRSRSPPADDPYDIGDYVPYVPVAKRREERVKRLEQLASTDETEARRRQREEAKRREEEADEERKADEAREEARRQRTLLDRAQEVKKKKAEEDAKKTELEKLEEADKEILDAIASRKKLVSDWERAKGIQYTEPLKTTWRPPRFVRERTEDQNIKIREAHHIIAEGDNIPPPIASFADMKVPKQLLTHFKSKRIFAPTPIQIQGLPTAFSGRDMIGIAFTGSGKTLTFCLPLIMLAMEEEAKLPFQRGEGPVGIILCPSRELANQTYDNVLEWTNALATPSEPGGINMSEQSHVMGQGFHIVVATPGRLMDMLEKRKFTLDSCRYLCMDEADRMIDLGFEEDVRTIMGFFKHQRQTLLFSATMPRKIQDFAQQSLIQPILVNVGRAGAANLDVLQVVEYVKQEAKMVYLLECLQKTPPPVIIFSENKNEVDDIQEYLLLKGVEAVAIHGSKSQEERQYAIKSFKSGAKDVMVASGVASKGLDFNDIQHVIIFSMPKEIEDYVHQIGRTGRSGKTGIATTFVNMNTAEQTLLDLKYLLMEASQKVPPFLQSIEDPRAAQGGALKGCPVCGGLGHGISACPKLEDNQRRVMAAQRGADGGGGY
- a CDS encoding ATP-dependent DNA helicase RecQ, encoding MAAPKNNLEELMRQRNGGGSAIVAPTGLSSGSSSKSFKFKPSGSSSNATFNSGVHAATSIAEPKGLKKSNSEGPSRVTASALASAIARGIPSGSALASTHSNSSLATGGKRYSSEHEPFNPSGSSPKRPKLGDGGEQSSGTVVSMEDLDEIDPGLAIDTNDDEDEAIWNEIHASSSAPAAVSAPAPKASSRQSSTGLSGLGWQAVSRNPIPINKGQLPGSASVPHRLLSSQPSSRAGTPQTAQSSFAPPVPPPPGVPTDLQNMSALDLQQRLLIPNYKKLIETMSQIIDDPDQDRFILDSTRQLLTSRISGIEAAIAWRSSFEPPSMSTLSLEAGWDEKNTSREGSRFDSRENRTAKSPEIEVFDLESDDSDVVQVYSAGPPKVPPPAILRSSDSGSNSYAAKPFAPKLSGIEAMPIPSRSGSNSKASLDKESNEEPKSVNASAVSSTNVATTSRHFAPLVPMDTNQDTFDTLDPELNVPTQVEEEQSTSIYKDEIMAKLKSVFGLESFRTNQAPAVDATMSGQDVFVLMPTGGGKSLCYQLPAVCTTGRTRGVTFVVSPLKSLMIDQVRQLRSKGVDVIMFSSDQSAKAAREARNRLVARGPKPSLAYVTPEKLERSGDMRSILDKLMRSGELARFVIDEAHCVSTWGRDFREAYQGLGFLRQSYPGIPIMALTATANAKVRRDVMNKLGIADCVELVQSFNRPNLHYEVRKKGKGVVADIANYIRAHYHEKSGVIYCLSRAKCEDVANELREKHGISARHYHAAMTVSDKTETQAAWISGECNVIVATIAFGMGIDKPDVRFVIHHQIPMSLSGYYQETGRAGRDGKPAQCVLYYCYADKNSMERMIEQGGKDGKPLSFEEQQRQKDDIRQVIQYCQNTMDCRRSQVLAYFSEQFDPRHCLKTCDNCVNSEGMRNEDMTEVAQMALEFVESVASSRPTMIQTIDAFKGSKAKTFRDKGWDRSPMFGKGTDLSRETAERLFQHLVAADALREELYQNRAGYSNSYLVIGDCADDYMSGRKRFMLSVPSTEKAKGKQTNEAMASAPNKYQPLATTRHTVTRKSSTTSVSRQTKKIQSINRTEDIDCFGFVGDGAEKTSKVASGSRIVDDIENMDDYAVPSNFFDDPDTIETQEEDISMSNSTGPIALRPAQILASDSDIEDYTAGAGDFTMRFRNLKRLREKLAKQFKLQDQDDVVQEEVLQELALLECNSEEEFKQSFRSALGSDVDFDEKSKSLNVEKFKLFGKPLMKLCLKVTESPQVKTPNITELHNQYGFKGSPKRPGGFKPAPSRTTSRKF